One part of the Brevundimonas subvibrioides ATCC 15264 genome encodes these proteins:
- a CDS encoding stimulus-sensing domain-containing protein, with amino-acid sequence MASAIVTARADPEPQGSTGSEDAPLRRRLIRFGGSRLGGLILALNLLSLLILFGGALALNEWNRGLVQARQESLMVQAELLSNVLGQLGITEGEPEPTLDPIQASRWLRDNFIPTGQRARLYDSFGLLVSDSFAVSDKIPGEPLPPARPAGSPAPDTANVAQEQADLSRANTALGEEIEAALAGEPQATVRRSENGDRVVSVSLPVRHVQQVLGVLTLEAGDVDQILGAQRKALVPFALVALAVNLLASLLLHLFVARPVMRLSAAADQVRLQRARAISLPDLEDRRDEIGDLARSLESMTETLSARMDAIERFAADVAHEIKNPLTSIRSALETLDLVRDKDKRDRLTLVLQQDVKRLDRLITDISNASRLDAELSRDQPRPVDLKPLLSDIVGVYETTAKPGEAPVLLDLALDGPARVMGRDGPLGQVFRNLIDNARSFSPPGRAVRVSVSRDDADPDRSLSIRVDDDGPGIPPENLETVFQRFYTSRPRGTAFGSNSGLGLSIVRQIVEAHGGRVVASNRTGPDGSIEGAMFEVTLPAAGRRG; translated from the coding sequence AGCTGATCCCGAGCCGCAGGGTTCAACGGGATCGGAAGACGCCCCGCTCCGCCGTCGCCTGATCCGCTTCGGCGGATCGCGACTGGGCGGGCTGATCCTCGCGCTGAACCTGCTCAGCCTGCTGATCCTGTTCGGGGGTGCCTTGGCGCTCAACGAGTGGAACCGCGGCCTCGTGCAGGCGCGTCAGGAAAGCCTGATGGTCCAGGCCGAGTTGCTGTCCAATGTTCTGGGCCAGCTGGGCATCACCGAGGGCGAGCCCGAGCCCACCCTCGACCCCATTCAAGCCAGCCGCTGGCTCCGCGACAACTTCATTCCCACCGGCCAGCGCGCGCGGCTCTATGACAGTTTCGGGCTTCTGGTGTCCGACAGCTTCGCCGTGTCGGACAAGATCCCCGGCGAACCGCTGCCGCCTGCCCGGCCCGCTGGATCGCCGGCGCCGGACACCGCCAACGTCGCGCAGGAACAGGCCGACCTGTCGCGCGCCAACACCGCTCTGGGCGAGGAGATCGAGGCGGCGTTGGCGGGCGAGCCCCAAGCCACCGTGCGCCGGTCCGAGAACGGCGACCGGGTCGTGTCCGTGTCCCTGCCGGTGCGCCATGTGCAGCAGGTGCTGGGCGTGCTGACGCTGGAGGCCGGCGACGTCGACCAGATCCTGGGGGCCCAGCGCAAGGCCCTGGTTCCGTTCGCCCTCGTGGCGCTGGCCGTGAACCTCTTGGCCAGCCTGTTGCTGCATCTGTTCGTGGCGCGGCCGGTCATGCGCCTGTCGGCGGCGGCGGATCAGGTCCGGCTGCAGCGGGCCCGCGCCATCTCCCTGCCCGATCTGGAGGACCGTCGCGACGAGATCGGCGATCTGGCGCGGTCGCTGGAGTCGATGACCGAGACGCTGTCTGCCCGGATGGACGCGATCGAACGGTTCGCCGCCGATGTGGCGCACGAGATCAAGAACCCCCTGACCTCGATCCGGTCGGCGCTGGAGACGCTGGATCTGGTGCGGGACAAGGACAAGCGAGACCGGCTGACCCTGGTTCTGCAGCAGGATGTGAAACGGCTGGACCGCCTCATCACCGACATCTCGAACGCTTCGCGTCTGGATGCCGAACTGTCGCGGGATCAGCCGCGTCCCGTCGACCTGAAGCCGCTGCTGAGCGATATCGTCGGGGTCTACGAAACGACGGCCAAGCCGGGCGAGGCCCCCGTGCTGCTGGATCTGGCGCTGGACGGTCCGGCCCGCGTCATGGGCCGGGACGGTCCCCTGGGTCAGGTCTTCCGCAATCTGATCGACAACGCCCGCTCGTTCAGCCCGCCGGGCCGGGCGGTGCGCGTTTCCGTGAGTCGCGACGACGCCGATCCGGACCGCAGTCTGTCGATCCGCGTGGACGACGACGGCCCGGGCATCCCGCCGGAGAATCTGGAGACCGTCTTCCAGCGTTTCTATACCTCGCGTCCGCGCGGCACGGCGTTCGGGTCCAATTCGGGCCTCGGCCTGTCCATCGTGCGCCAGATCGTCGAGGCCCACGGCGGTCGCGTCGTCGCTTCCAATCGCACCGGCCCGGACGGAAGCATCGAAGGCGCGATGTTCGAGGTGACCCTGCCTGCCGCCGGTCGCCGCGGGTGA